One genomic window of Candidatus Eremiobacterota bacterium includes the following:
- a CDS encoding zf-TFIIB domain-containing protein: MAIRCPACVNTLMTALRDEEISLEIDYCKKCKGLWFDYKEVRQFLKSIKFKKVFLPEVVSATSSSDMYSISTRVRTCPRCMVKLAEHVHCGVAFDFCDQCHGIFLDDGEINLIVAAYRKGKAGSDQVMQDELRAGFSRNDPHATSSIFNAIANFFKEFIESKGHPQKK, translated from the coding sequence ATGGCGATACGGTGTCCAGCATGCGTCAATACCCTTATGACGGCCCTGCGTGATGAAGAGATCAGCCTTGAGATAGATTACTGCAAGAAATGCAAGGGCCTCTGGTTTGACTACAAGGAGGTAAGGCAGTTCCTGAAGAGCATAAAGTTCAAGAAGGTCTTTCTCCCCGAGGTGGTAAGCGCCACTTCCTCGTCTGACATGTATTCAATCTCTACAAGGGTCCGGACATGCCCCCGCTGCATGGTGAAGCTGGCCGAGCACGTGCATTGCGGTGTCGCCTTTGACTTCTGTGACCAGTGCCATGGGATATTCCTTGACGACGGTGAGATAAACCTCATCGTGGCCGCCTACAGGAAGGGGAAGGCGGGGAGCGACCAGGTCATGCAGGACGAGCTTCGTGCAGGCTTCTCCAGGAATGATCCCCATGCGACAAGCAGCATTTTCAATGCCATTGCCAACTTCTTCAAGGAATTCATCGAGAGCAAAGGCCACCCCCAGAAAAAGTAA
- a CDS encoding AAA family ATPase produces MQDGIWKIDMEGVTLHMSHPDELPMKWVGQAELTRQLIASWLVISPSDLPLNPRILGKPGVGKTTLAYSTGKNLGKEVYIFQATMDTRPEDLLITPVVSSHGEIKYVASPVVTAMIRGGVLILDEGNRMSEKSWASLAPLLDNRRYIESLVAGIKVKAHPEFRFCATMNDDASTFELPEYIHSRLQPQIFLDFPERDDELSILKENLPFLDEQILEYVVNFLQRAHKKDEIYTVRDGINIARYAAKLMKSGNSEVFEALRKAISQILKDEALVYALQ; encoded by the coding sequence ATGCAGGACGGAATCTGGAAAATAGATATGGAGGGCGTCACCCTCCACATGTCCCACCCTGACGAGCTACCCATGAAATGGGTGGGACAGGCCGAGCTCACGCGGCAGCTCATCGCCTCGTGGCTCGTCATCAGCCCGAGCGATCTCCCTCTCAATCCCAGGATCCTCGGAAAACCGGGCGTGGGCAAGACAACCCTCGCCTATTCCACGGGGAAAAACCTGGGCAAGGAAGTCTATATCTTCCAGGCCACGATGGACACAAGGCCCGAGGATCTCCTTATCACCCCGGTAGTCTCATCCCATGGCGAGATAAAGTACGTGGCGAGCCCCGTGGTGACGGCAATGATACGGGGCGGCGTGCTGATCCTTGACGAGGGAAACAGGATGAGCGAGAAAAGCTGGGCATCCCTTGCCCCCCTGCTGGACAACAGGCGCTACATAGAGTCCCTCGTGGCAGGCATCAAGGTGAAGGCTCACCCCGAGTTCAGGTTCTGCGCCACCATGAATGATGACGCGAGCACCTTCGAGCTGCCCGAGTATATCCATTCAAGGCTCCAGCCCCAGATTTTTCTCGACTTCCCCGAGCGCGACGACGAGCTCTCGATCCTGAAGGAGAACCTTCCCTTCCTGGACGAGCAGATCCTGGAATATGTCGTGAACTTTCTCCAGCGGGCCCATAAGAAAGATGAGATCTACACGGTCCGCGACGGGATCAACATAGCCCGCTACGCGGCAAAGCTCATGAAATCCGGCAACAGCGAGGTTTTTGAAGCCCTCAGAAAGGCTATCTCACAGATCCTCAAGGATGAGGCCCTCGTATATGCACTGCAGTGA